In Euwallacea fornicatus isolate EFF26 chromosome 2, ASM4011564v1, whole genome shotgun sequence, one genomic interval encodes:
- the LTV1 gene encoding protein LTV1 homolog, whose product MPKKQKKLKGVTFQLVHRSQQDPLVADETAPQRVLLPVSSKEFKADREKRLEEQHKYGIYFDDDYNYLQHLKAQDDHEMEWPQHIETVLENRRQDQAKEKLKLPSSVFASKVEEEIGMLNKATPVLGPQLHLDPDVVAAMDEDFDYDNPDNQLEDNFVELAQGIASDNEFNEEDEDNYCDSDDALDEIGSLKDPFLMEETKSRFTNYSMTSSVMKRNNQLSLLDERFEKMYQCYDEHEIGALDTEEIEGHVPESSEMLLKYAEEFEKHQKRDLLDKERVMRQLQKDSDEDWEEMRQVEINEEEKWDCETILSTYSNQYNHPKIIKEPLKNKIKVDNKTGIPKNVLDSNKLTINTLNQFDEQNSFNSPYSGSNSITGLSVISQLTALSIRNKGESSAEKKERKNALKEYRRERRLEKKINTHAFKEEMKRQVKIGINNRNNVQGNKIL is encoded by the exons ATG CCCAAAAAACAGAAGAAACTAAAAggggtgacttttcaactaGTCCATCGCAGCCAACAAGACCCCCTGGTGGCAGATGAGACAGCTCCCCAAAGAGTACTGTTGCCTGTCTCATCAAAAGAATTCAAGGCCGACAGAGAAAAACGGCTTGAAGAGCAGCACAAATATGGAATATACTTTGATGATGACTACAACTATTTGCAGCACCTTAAag CTCAGGATGATCATGAAATGGAGTGGCCACAACATATTGAAACAGTCTTAGAGAATCGCAGGCAAGACCAAGCTAAAGAGAAGCTTAAACTGCCTTCTTCAGTGTTTGCCTCAAAAGTAGAGGAGGAGATTGGAATGTTAAATAAAGCAACTCCAGTATTAGGACCCCAATTGCATTTAGATCCAGATGTGGTAGCAGCTATGGATGAGGATTTTGACTATGACAACCCTGATAACCAGCTTGAAGACAATTTTGTTGAGTTAGCACAAGGAATAGCTTCGGATAATGAGTTTAATGAAGAAGATGAAGATAATTATTGTGATTCAGATGATGCTCTAGATGAAATAGGGTCACTCAAAGACccatttttaatggaagaaaCCAAGTCTCGCTTCACAAATTACTCTATGACAAGCTCAGTAATGAAGAGAAACAATCAATTGTCTCTTTTGGATGAAcgctttgaaaaaatgtaccaGTGTTATGATGAGCATGAAATAGGTGCTTTGGACACTGAAGAGATTGAAGGGCATGTGCCTGAGTCATCTGAGATGCTACTCAAATATGCAGAAGAGTTTGAGAAGCATCAAAAGAGAGACCTTTTGGATAAAGAGAGAGTTATGAGGCAGCTACAAAAGGACTCTGATGAAGACTGGGAGGAAATGAGGCAAGTGGAAATCAATGAGGAAGAAAAGTGGGATTGTGAGACCATACTTAGCACATACTCAAATCAATACAATCATCCAAAGATCATCAAAGAACCCTTA aaaaataaaatcaaagtcGACAATAAAACCGGAATTCCCAAAAATGTATTGGACAGCAACAAACTAACAATCAACACGCTGAACCAATTCGACGAACAGAACTCCTTCAATTCTCCTTATTCAGGCTCCAACTCCATTACCG GTCTGTCGGTTATATCTCAGTTAACAGCACTCTCGATTAGGAATAAAGGGGAATCTAGCGCAGAGAAAAAGGAGAGGAAGAATGCCCTGAAGGAGTACCGGAGGGAAAGGAGGTTGGAGAAGAAGATAAACACGCACGCGTTCAAAGAGGAAATGAAGCGGCAGGTTAAGATTGGTATTAACAACCGGAATAATGTGCAAGGGAATAagattttatga
- the dnr1 gene encoding E3 ubiquitin-protein ligase MYLIP, which produces MWCLISQANSVVFEVRVDPKSIGQECLEKICNHLGISNESDYFGLKYENAKGEELWLNLRNPIDRQVNCHGHTAPLRLALRVKFWVPPHLLLQDNTRHQFYLHARSDLIDKRLLTNDWEGVARVVALIAQAETEDFDSLHPPHNLYMQTSTIVSGCETPKPCDFPQMIISEHKKLRGMKRTTAEYWLLKEISDFESFGEEVFTKTQGNIYLGVGPHGITIYNKSSPEKQPISFTNIVSASSHRRMFKLEYFSCENNESLLEVKLDSSHNASSLYRAITEKHAFYSCETVRSAVTAQFIRDLKGTIVSIFNEDSTLGKKYVFDIRRTCREVYDNARRALYQESQARLALEADKPLGENGCDGEHCKDSEKLNRFIEAMTCKICMDNRLDSVFLPCAHVVACSACAARIDRCPLCRSEIAQAQKLYMPSW; this is translated from the exons ATGTGGTGCCTCATTAGTCAGGCCAACTCGGTCGTTTTCGAGGTGCGGGTTGATCCCAAATCTATCGGCCAGGAATGCCTTGAAaag ATCTGCAACCATTTGGGCATCTCCAACGAATCGGACTACTTTGGGCTAAAATATGAGAACGCCAAAGGGGAGGAGTTGTGGCTGAACCTTCGCAATCCCATTGACAGACAGGTGAATTGTCACGGACACACCGCCCCCTTGCGACTGGCCCTCAGGGTTAAGTTCTGGGTACCGCCCCATTTACTGCTGCAAGACAACACGCGGCACCAGTTTTATTTACATGCGCGGTCCGATTTGATTGATAAGCGCCTGCTCACTAACGATTGGGAGGGCGTGGCCCGGGTAGTGGCTCTCATCGCACAAGCCGAAACTGAGGACTTTGATTCGCTGCATCCACCCCATAACTTGTATATGCAG ACTTCAACCATTGTGAGTGGGTGCGAGACTCCCAAACCCTGCGACTTCCCTCAAATGATCATTTCCGAGCATAAGAAGCTGAGAGGGATGAAGCGCACTACTGCAGAGTATTGGCTGCTTAAGGAAATCTCCGATTTCGAATCTTTCGGAGAGGAAGTTTTTACCAAGACTCAGGGGAATATTTATTTGGGAGTGGGTCCTCATGGGATTACCATCTATAATAAATCTAGTCCGGAAAAACAGCCTATTTCTTTTACCAACATCGTCAGTGCGTCGTCTCATCGCAGGATGTTTAAATTGGAGTATTTCTCCTGCGAAAACAATGAATCGCTGTTGGAGGTGAAACTAGATTCCAGCCATAATGCAAGCAGTTTGTATAGGGCAATAACAGAGAAACATGCGTTTTATAG TTGCGAAACAGTACGCAGTGCAGTGACAGCGCAATTCATTCGGGATCTCAAAGGCACCATCGTGTCCATTTTCAACGAAGACTCGACATTAGgcaaaaaatacgtttttgacATTCGCAGGACTTGCAGGGAGGTCTATGACAATGCCAGGCGCGCTCTGTATCAGGAGAGTCAAGCACGACTCGCTTTGGAGGCCGACAAACCTCTGGGAGAAAACGGGTGCGACGGAGAACACTGCAAA gACTCCGAAAAGCTGAACCGATTCATCGAAGCGATGACGTGTAAAATCTGCATGGACAACCGGCTGGATTCGGTGTTTTTGCCGTGCGCGCACGTGGTGGCCTGCTCGGCATGTGCCGCGCGCATTGACAGATGTCCTCTGTGTCGCAGCGAGATCGCACAGGCCCAGAAACTCTACATGCCCTCGTGGTAG